In a genomic window of Holophagales bacterium:
- a CDS encoding class I SAM-dependent methyltransferase, with translation MSRHRPARNAGPSTPSLPGGTRSSRTRRSPPGPGEVSLLGELSGRDVVDLGCGTGRLEEVLLPQLGEGSVVAVDFSPGMIEQASRRCGDPRVTWLCRDVLETGLASGSADIVLCFDAFPHFPDGAAVLREAARWLRPGGTFLLWHDVGREQLARVHRRAGPAVENDLLPPVADLVALAAAAGLEVEIAEEDEISYTLLARRVG, from the coding sequence ATCTCGCGCCATCGACCTGCCCGAAACGCCGGGCCTTCGACGCCCTCGCTCCCCGGTGGGACTCGCTCAAGCCGGACGAGGCGGTCGCCGCCGGGGCCCGGAGAGGTCTCGCTCCTCGGCGAGCTTTCCGGCCGCGACGTCGTCGACCTCGGCTGTGGGACGGGACGTCTCGAGGAGGTCCTCCTCCCGCAGCTGGGCGAAGGATCGGTCGTCGCCGTCGACTTCTCGCCAGGGATGATCGAGCAGGCCTCCCGGCGCTGCGGCGACCCGCGCGTCACGTGGCTCTGCCGCGACGTGCTGGAGACGGGCCTCGCGTCCGGGTCGGCCGATATCGTCCTCTGCTTCGACGCGTTCCCCCACTTTCCCGACGGCGCCGCCGTCCTTCGCGAGGCCGCCCGCTGGCTTCGCCCGGGGGGCACGTTCCTCCTCTGGCACGACGTCGGCCGCGAGCAGCTCGCCCGGGTCCACCGCCGGGCCGGGCCCGCCGTCGAGAACGACCTCCTGCCCCCGGTGGCCGACCTCGTCGCGCTGGCCGCCGCGGCCGGGCTCGAGGTCGAGATCGCTGAAGAAGACGAGATCTCGTACACCCTCCTCGCGCGGCGCGTGGGCTGA